One genomic segment of Natranaeroarchaeum aerophilus includes these proteins:
- a CDS encoding acyl-CoA dehydrogenase family protein gives MDLSDEQAAVREVVREFAVEEIRPIAREADETEQFPEDVWDGLADLDLTGLTTPEAYGGYDADRVTYAVVNEAVAYGALAVATALSVHCLATSCIAEFGSEEQKDRWLPEMVEGRPVGAFALSEPGAGSNPAEMTTEARPVGGEGDSDPTAYVLDGEKQWITNGERAGVYIVFAKTDREDPDSITQFVVPGDVDGLSVGDPEEKLGLRASDTTSLTFDEVRIPAANRLTPEGEGLSAALSILTGGRIGIASQSVGLAQSAFDMARDYVGEREQFGGPIADIQTVRHKIAEMYAEIQSARAITLAAARADDRGDDGPLQASVAKYVASETAMDVTNEAVQLHGGYGYVTEFDVERLYRDARVTTIYEGTSEIQKTIIARHLLD, from the coding sequence ATGGACCTGTCCGACGAACAGGCGGCAGTTCGGGAGGTGGTTCGGGAGTTCGCAGTCGAGGAGATTCGGCCGATCGCTCGGGAGGCCGACGAGACCGAACAGTTTCCGGAGGACGTCTGGGACGGGCTGGCAGACCTCGACCTGACCGGGCTGACCACGCCCGAGGCCTACGGCGGCTACGACGCCGACCGTGTGACCTATGCAGTAGTCAACGAGGCAGTCGCCTACGGCGCGCTGGCAGTGGCAACCGCATTGTCAGTTCACTGTCTGGCGACCTCGTGTATCGCGGAGTTCGGCTCTGAGGAGCAGAAGGACCGCTGGCTCCCGGAGATGGTCGAGGGCCGGCCAGTCGGTGCGTTCGCGCTCTCGGAGCCGGGTGCGGGCTCGAATCCTGCGGAGATGACGACTGAGGCCCGACCCGTGGGCGGCGAGGGGGACAGCGACCCGACCGCGTACGTGCTCGACGGCGAGAAGCAATGGATCACCAACGGCGAGCGCGCGGGCGTCTACATCGTCTTCGCGAAGACCGACCGCGAGGATCCGGACTCGATCACGCAGTTCGTCGTCCCGGGCGACGTAGACGGCCTCTCAGTGGGCGATCCGGAGGAGAAACTCGGCCTCCGCGCCAGCGACACCACCTCGCTTACCTTCGACGAGGTACGGATTCCGGCGGCAAACAGACTGACACCCGAGGGTGAAGGGCTGAGCGCCGCGCTCTCGATCCTCACTGGTGGGCGGATTGGGATCGCTTCACAGTCGGTCGGCCTCGCCCAGTCCGCATTCGACATGGCACGCGATTACGTCGGCGAGCGCGAGCAGTTTGGCGGCCCGATCGCTGATATTCAGACAGTCCGGCACAAGATCGCAGAGATGTACGCGGAGATCCAGAGTGCCCGGGCCATCACACTCGCTGCTGCCCGGGCAGACGACCGCGGGGACGACGGTCCCCTGCAGGCGAGCGTGGCCAAGTACGTCGCCAGCGAAACCGCCATGGACGTCACCAACGAGGCAGTCCAGCTCCACGGGGGCTACGGCTACGTCACCGAGTTCGACGTCGAGCGGCTCTACCGGGACGCCCGCGTGACAACCATCTACGAGGGCACCAGCGAAATCCAGAAGACGATCATCGCACGGCACCTGCTCGACTAG
- a CDS encoding glutamate-cysteine ligase family protein, producing the protein MSDLTDSSSGSNRRIETSPLRRSLEVEYWVVDEAGRLTSPDGLVEGAEGVEREFVEPLLEIKTSPCETTAELRSELFERLGRALTRADAVGKRLVPLATPIHHGEITDRPSERTRIQDRVLGDDFEYVRHCAGTHIHFEQQPGFEIDQLNALIALDPAVALVNSSPYYRGEKLVTGARSKLYRRMAYERLPHQGQLWPYADDREEWARRLERRYSEFLTEAVLAGVDPETAKQAFSVENAVWTPVQLRHRFSTVEWRSPDTALPTQILQLADDVAGVVERVRDGEFRIEGESGRVSDDAVVAPEFRTLGEYIEAAIHDGLDANSVRSYLDRMGFDVESYEPLTAAVDAGPDVSPEQARAIRLEYADRLIDDFEQTRRVAAD; encoded by the coding sequence ATGTCCGACCTCACTGACAGCAGCTCCGGATCGAATCGGCGCATCGAAACGTCGCCGCTCCGGCGCAGTCTCGAAGTCGAGTACTGGGTCGTCGACGAAGCCGGACGGTTGACCTCGCCGGACGGGCTCGTGGAGGGTGCCGAGGGCGTCGAACGGGAGTTCGTCGAACCACTCCTCGAGATCAAGACGTCACCGTGTGAGACGACGGCGGAACTCCGCTCGGAGCTATTCGAGCGCCTCGGTCGTGCCCTGACGCGTGCCGATGCGGTAGGGAAACGACTCGTTCCGCTCGCAACGCCGATCCATCACGGCGAGATCACGGACCGGCCGAGCGAGCGGACGCGGATCCAGGATCGGGTCCTGGGGGACGATTTCGAGTACGTTCGGCACTGTGCTGGCACGCATATCCATTTCGAACAACAGCCTGGCTTCGAGATCGACCAGCTCAACGCGTTGATCGCGCTGGATCCCGCAGTGGCGCTGGTCAACTCCTCCCCGTACTACCGTGGGGAGAAGCTGGTTACTGGTGCCCGCTCGAAGCTGTACCGGCGGATGGCCTACGAACGGCTGCCCCATCAGGGACAGCTCTGGCCGTATGCCGACGACCGGGAGGAGTGGGCCAGACGGCTCGAACGGCGCTACAGCGAGTTTCTCACCGAGGCGGTGCTCGCTGGCGTCGATCCCGAGACGGCAAAACAGGCGTTTTCCGTCGAGAACGCCGTCTGGACGCCAGTGCAACTACGACACCGGTTCTCGACTGTCGAGTGGCGATCGCCCGATACCGCCTTACCGACGCAGATCCTACAGCTCGCCGACGACGTCGCCGGAGTCGTCGAGCGCGTCCGGGACGGTGAGTTCCGTATCGAGGGGGAGTCCGGACGTGTATCCGATGATGCCGTGGTTGCCCCCGAGTTCCGGACACTCGGGGAGTATATCGAGGCGGCGATCCACGATGGACTCGATGCCAACTCCGTCCGGTCGTATCTCGATCGGATGGGCTTCGATGTCGAATCGTACGAGCCACTGACAGCCGCCGTTGACGCCGGTCCGGACGTGTCCCCCGAACAGGCACGGGCGATTCGGCTGGAGTACGCCGACCGCCTGATAGACGACTTCGAGCAGACGCGCCGAGTTGCCGCGGACTGA